Proteins co-encoded in one Clarias gariepinus isolate MV-2021 ecotype Netherlands chromosome 13, CGAR_prim_01v2, whole genome shotgun sequence genomic window:
- the zgc:194887 gene encoding fibrinogen-like protein 1-like protein produces MKLFEGKVMAFLSIVFSTGVLAAQQEAKNIHLLSSEEQKFVQNVGHKGPPRDCHELWESSGGQARDGVYIIKPRDSPIVVFCAMQEGGWTVIQHITVNSSVDFDRSWEEYKLGFGSLTGNHWLGNEYIHQLTSGPIRYKLGIKLVDKDAMTKTGEYDPALVEGEDAQYRLRLGLYHGTAVDALTLDPENYLHDNQKFTTKDRDNDNYFQNCAKLEFQGVAGGGWWYDACAGANLNRRNVIYWQKDCNKEHLCKYAWMMVKPSDMVKIVHPAECKRDEL; encoded by the exons ATGAAGCTTTTCGAAGGCAAGGTGATGGCTTTCTTAAGCATTGTCTTTTCAACTGGAGTACTAGCTGCACAACAGGAAGCTAAAAACATCCATCTTCTTTCTTCAGAAGAGCAAAAATTTGTTCAAAATGTTGGACATAAAG gTCCTCCCAGGGACTGTCATGAACTGTGGGAAAGTTCTGGAGGTCAGGCACGGGATGGCGTATACATAATCAAGCCCAGAGACTCGCCCATTGTAGTTTTTTGTGCCATGCAGGAAGGCGGCTGGACTGTGATCCAGCACATCACAGTCAACAGCAGTGTGGATTTTGACCGCTCCTGGGAAGAGTACAAGCTTGGATTTGGAAGCTTGACTGGTAACCACTGGCTGGGCAATGAGTACATCCACCAACTCACCAGTGGACCCATCCGTTACAAACTGGGCATCAAGCTGGTGGACAAAGATGCCATGACCAAAACAGGTGAATATGACCCAGCACTGGTGGAAGGAGAAGATGCACAGTACAGGCTGCGTCTGGGCTTGTACCATGGCACTGCTGTGGATGCGCTCACCCTGGACCCAGAGAACTACCTCCATGACAACCAGAAGTTTACCACCAAGGACCGTGACAACGATAACTATTTCCAGAACTGTGCCAAGCTGGAGTTCCAGGGAGTTGCAGGTGGGGGTTGGTGGTACGATGCTTGTGCCGGTGCCAACCTAAACCGCCGAAACGTAATCTACTGGCAAAAGGACTGCAACAAGGAGCACCTGTGCAAATATGCCTGGATGATGGTAAAGCCTTCAGATATGGTCAAAATTGTGCATCCTGCAGAATGCAAAAGGGATGAGCTCTGA